From the Gossypium hirsutum isolate 1008001.06 chromosome A02, Gossypium_hirsutum_v2.1, whole genome shotgun sequence genome, the window TGGCGTTTTCATCCAAAATGCCGCAAAAAACTGAGAAATAGTGGCATTTTttcaaaacgccgcaaaaaactaAGATATAGTGGCGCTTTATTTCCAAACGCCACAAAAGGTAgagctatagtggcgtttttgtaaaagcgccgctaatatttattattttaactactCTATTTTATTATCCCCGAAATGCCTtagtatttttccaaaatttgttcCCCCTCCCTAAAATCAAACTTAATCAACTACTTTTTAATGCATCGATTTTTATTTTGAATCTTATAAAATTGAATAAtccaacttaaatattaaaactttacgtctcaaattacaaatttaacttgAATTCGAGTTTTTACAATCTCAAGTGAATCATATTAAATTAGGGACATAACTACGGGGTTGAAAGGATttcggcccccctaaaatgaaaattttttcatttaaacccTACCATACAAACTAAATCCTTATAAGGGTCTAATTAAACCCTACATAACattaaaactctaaaccctaaaaataaattataaatggaaaaaatatggggacttaTAATGTTCCAACAAGAAAATGATCATCAAATTGCATTTTCACTTACAATTGAAATTTTGCCCCTAAAGGCTAATCCCAAAACCTTAAActaccttaaaccctaaaatatgAAGCCTAACCCCTAAATCATAACCCAtgatctaaaccctaaactctaaagcGATATCCTAAAACCTTAAATTGctttaaaccctaaaatataaAGCCTAACCCCTAAATCATAACCCATGACCTATAAACcttttaaaccctaaaactctAAACTCTAAAAACTAAATCCTTAAACCCTTATACCTTAAATTATAAACCCAGCCCTAAATTTGTAAACCATGAAAATAAATTTCACAAAacaataaaagaggaaaaaaagtGAAATGGCAAAATGATGCATTTCACAAATGGATGACTAATATATCAAAATGTTAATTGATCCCCTTTTCAGTTCAACATATATTTCACGTTTACTTTtagatttatgaaaaatattattttggaattCATAATTATTTCTCTTAAATTATGGTTAGCATtctaatttagttcttttaaaacattttatttgagTTATCGAATAACAAGTATCTTAACAATCATATTCTTCTGTCATTTTAGTTGTTAGCATTGGCCGTTAAAATTTGGCTATCTAGATTAGGGTATAACgtgaatcaaattttaattaagttaaacaattagtggcgtttttcccaaaacgccacaaaatgttatgctttagcggcattttcatTCAAAACGCCACAAATGTGTATTACAAGTCCAAAAAATGATGTCGTATTATCcttgtttttagtggcgttttcccAAAACGCCGCAATAGGTTATACATTAGTAGCAAAACGACACCGTTCTATGTTTTGTTTTTAGTGGCGCTTTGTAGAAACACCACAAAAATGTATTACGAGTTCAAGAAACGACACCGTTTATCCTTGTTATTGGTGGCGTTTTGACAAAAACGCCGTAAATTTGTGTTATGTGTTttctaaacggcgccgttttatctTTGTTTTTAGTGGCGCTTAATATAAAACGCAGCAATTTTGTATTAAGGTTTCAGTAGACGATGCCGTTTTGGCAatgttattagtggcgttttggtGCCAAACGCTGCAATAAGCTATACATTACCGGCGTTTTATCTGGAAACGCCACAAATATGAGTTAAATGTTTACAAAATGTCTGCGTTTTGTTCtctgtttttagtggcgttttattaCAAACGCCGCAAATTGATTCATTTTTATACGAAAACGTCATCGTTTGTTTCCATCCAATATATCCATAATGTTAAACCCGAAAGAACTTAGTTTTCCCCCACCCAAATTTCCCCAAGTCCTTAACTTTTCCCCTAGTCCCTAAATATTTCCccgaatcaaaattgaaatatcCTTCTGCCGTTGAAGACTCTGACTGCCGTTGAAGACTCCGAGTGGACGACCTGCTGCATCGCCGTCTCCTCTACTGCGACAGTCACTTTCGCTCTTCTCTGCCACAACCAATCGGTAACTTTCAGTACTTGGTTTAAAATTTATCAGTAATATTTGCTTGTTTTGAGAGTGTTCATGACAGAtatataatattaacataattaGTTATTGATCTTTCTCCATTGAAATATCTTGAGGAAAGTTTGGTCTCTCATTTCTCACTAATGCCGTAGCTTATAACTAAAAATTGATGagttttcccttttaatttttgttggaTATTTTGATATAGATGATAGATAAACATAGCACAAgtgttaaattcatgaattaACTTAAGTTTTGATTATATCTCCATTGTTGGATTGGAAGTTTAGATGTCATGGTTGAAGAGGATTAAGTTAACTTATGTTAAAAATCATGTTAAAATTGTAGTGGGTGGAGTTTGTTGAAGTTGAATTAAGTTTTAGTTGTATAGATAATTATGTATCATTAAATACCTAAGAATAGGAATTTTGAGGTTTGATAATGATTAATGGTAAGGTCCCTGtaatatattcataaatttaaatttaaattcgatcaagaaaattaaaagatgaagaattttcagATATTaaggtttaaaaataatttatttgtaaagtaaGTAATTATACTTtgtttgactttgtaaaagcagAAAATAGTATCAAGTAATAAGGGAGAATATGCAAGAATAATAATCGAACAGATCCAACATAAAATCAAATTGAAGGTCGCTGAACTCATCCATTGATGTTCACTAGGATAGGAATTGTTTTATAGATGAGATGTATGGATAAAATAACTGGTGTACTGCATTGGTTAATATAATTAAGTTACAAAAATCTCAGCAAATACGACAAAGGGTCTCAAAGAATTGTAAGCCTGGAAACCAATCACATACATCAAGATTGTTGGGCGTGATAGTGGGGCAATCCACACCTTTTATTCTGCAATCCTTGACATTGTAAGTCAACGCGGTACCATCTTTAAATACCATGAATAGTGAGTCTCCTCATTCCTTGGATTGAATTGCACAAAAAAGATGATATCCTTTGGGACTGGAGGACACAGTATTGATTTGAGGTTTAAGATCTAAACTATACTTTAAGTACCAATCCGAATGATCCTCTACCATCTCAAATATATTGTACTTCAGCAATTGCAAGCTTTTAATAGCCTCTAGACTCCCCGAAATACCTAACCCTGCATCACCAACTATAAGCATTCGCATTGTTTTCAACATCAAACCATATTGATTCAGGAAGATAACTGTCCAATGGATCACACCCTTAAAGAAAAGCCCAAGTTCAAAGTTCACACCCCAATCCCATGTGAATTTGATTTTCGAGAAACTCCAAGAATTAGTTTCTGATGAGTATATGTTGATAAAAAACTGAACACGTTTCATGGAAACCTACCATAATAACCCTTTtggcttttaattattttttaagagtttataaatatttgacttaCTTCACCATTATAAAGAATAGATATTTTATTAGCTTAATAAATTTTACTATGttacttcttttaaaattttgagcaatTTGCCTTATTTATATCCTTTTCAAGGTTGAGagatttaccttgttattttttcATTATCCATGTTTTTAAGTACAAGTTAACTCTGGGTGTGGGAAGGAATCATTTTGTGACACTCCACATCTTATCCAAACAATAAATTAAATGCCAAATGTCAAAGTAACTCAAATAATTAACCATCAAAACatgcaagttttaaaattaataataaaaaaaggtttatagatttgctttttgctttttgctttttgctttttgctttttgCGTTTATACGTAACaattgcttttttcttttttaatctgttttttttataacagataaatatataacttatataacttacataacttatataacttatataacttagataaatatataacttacataacttacataacttatataacttagataaatatataacttagataacttagataaatatataacttagataacttatataattagataaatatataacttacataacttacataacttatataacttagataaatatataacttacataacttacataacttatataacttagataaatatataacttacataaatatgtatcatatcataacttacataacttacataacttacataatacttaaatatatttgatatcataatttacataactagCTTACGAAACttacttaacttacataatacacaaatCTATACTTGAAAATCTCGCAACTTACCTGAATTTGTTTATACCCATTAGAGGCTTGATATTTAGTataatgacatgatttaaatcaattgagAACATTTAAATAACTATAATATGTTGTcaactttagatttcaagaactacgaaatggataggagttggatgaaattgtcaagggtaagcaatgcctatcaaaatggagtacaaacttttctaaattttgcatttcaaaatgcaagccaagagaatatgattatttgcccatgtaagaagtgtggcaacatcaactggcatttttgtgaagttgtttacgaacatctaattgttgatggctttattcaggggtataaaaaatggattttccatggagagtgtacatctagtggaacttcttcaacgattaatctaacttatcctgatactgattaccatcagtatgttagacaagatgacatagaagatatgttgcgggatgcatttaatatgcatagTCATGGCGAGCAATCatttccacctgactttattgcatccgatgattgtaatattggtggaaatgtttttttgcgaaacgggaacaagtgcacctgatgaggagccaaatgaagaagcggtgaagttctacaatttacttaatgaaatgaataaagaactttacgagggatcaaaatatctgaaattgtccttctgcattcgtctatttcacttaaaatgtttgggagggtggaccggaaactcttttacaatgctgttagagtttttgaaagAGAtatttccgtttgcaaaaattccccagtcttgtcaagatatgaagagactaataaaataTTTGGGCCTTAGGtatgataaaattcatagttgcccaaatgactgcatgttgtactaaGGTGATCAaaaaaaccaacagtcttgtcatgtttgcaataagtctcgttggatgaatagtaGTACAGAAGATGTGAGTACAGATAaaggtggggcacagttaagaaagaagccagtcaaggtcttgcgatattttcccctaataccaagacttcaaaggcttttcatgttcTGAAAGACAGCCgaatctatgaggtggcataatgatcaacggaccaatgatggattattaagacatcctgcggattctttagcttggaaatcatttgacagtaaatttccaagctttgcaagcgatcctcggaatgtgaggcttgggctagcagctgacggctttaatccatttaaaatcatgagtacttcatACAGTACTTGGCCTTTAGTGTATAATTTgtctccatggatttgcatgaagcaatcttcatttattttatcaatgattatcctTGGAGAGCAAGGTCTcgaaaatgatattgacatctatttgtagccacttattgaagagttaaaacaattatggtcaggtgttgagacatatgatgtattgagaaaggagaactttaatttacgtgtagCTTTGTTGTGGataattaatgatttcccggcttatgctaatttatcaggttggagtactaaaggacgttatgcttgtccttgttgtgttGCACAAAtttgttcgaagtggttgtacaatgggaagaagttttcTTACATGGgtcatcgtcggtggttagatggaaatcataaatttagatttcagaggactctatttgacggtactaaagagtacagaggagctcctgagcaaatcattggatctgaaatcttgtttatgttaaaagatattaattttagttataggaagatgaatcaaccacctaacacaaaaacaaagaaaagatcgagggatgaatctgatgatgaatctgatggagaggatgatcctaatgaggcaacCTTGTGGaaaaaaatgagtatttttttttagttaccttattgggagcacaacattttacaccacaatcttgatgtcatgcatattgagaagaatgtctacGAGAACATAATTGGGATAGTTttaaatgtcgatggaaaatcaaaagacaatcttcaaagccgacttgatttagttgacatgagaattcggcgtgatcttcatcctcaagtacttccgaatgggaaatatcggttgtcgccttctattttttcaatgtcaaaggaagagaaagaagtgttctgcatagtgttgaaggatataaaggtcccagatgcgtatgcgtcaaatatatctcgatgtatGAGTCTTAAAGattgaagattatattcattaaaatcacatgattaccacatcttgatgtAAGATTTACTCCCAATTGCTTTACGGTGCTATATGTCAAAAAATGtaacgtcttgtataattgaactatccaatataatgaaagctatttgtggtaaagttttggatgttgaagaacttgagaaagtacaggatcgagcgaatttgactttatgcaatttggagaagatctttccaccttccttcttcactattatggtgcacttggtaattCATCTCCCTTACGAAGCAATACTCGGTGGACcggttttttatcgatggatgtatcctatagaaaggtgctaatttatttctcaagtattcattcattcacctttatacatttagttatagcttttgataaatattgtatatagtgtttaggttcctaagcaaattgaagtcataTTGTCACAATAAGCGTTATCTAGAaagatcaattgctgaaggctacttggcagaggagtgcatgaccttctgttctagatatttagaagatgttgaaacacaattaaatagaccaagtagaaatgctgggctcaatgatcataacttggccgaaacttatttattccaaagttatggagaaccaatcggcaaagttgaaattgtagaattagatgatatatcatggatacaagcacatcgatatgtactttttcaccacgatttagttgaaccgttatgcaagtaagttctaaaatttcctcatatattcgtcgttttgatttgtttatcttctaaccaattaaacttgtttttaacatagtgagtacaaacaaattttgagatctcgtgcatgctctcgaagattacaacatcgagagattaataagttattcacagaatcttttcatgaatggttaagccaaacggtatataactaaattaataagttacatataatcgcgaaattttacataatacatttataattattcaatttactttcgattcaataggtttggagtgggaaggacatcaatgaagaagttaaatggctttcccaaggtccgaacagagtaataaaaagatatagtgccttcctcatcaatggatacagatttcatacaaagtatcgcgagagaatgaggagaactcaaaattgtagagttgttgttaattcttcaattacaagttatgctagtgctagggacagtaatccgattaagggtaatgtggagtattacggacttcttaccgacattattgagttggattactatggcagatagaaagttgtcttatttcggtgtgattgggctgatattaatactgctcgaggaattaaaaaagatgaatttggttttacaatggggaatttctctcgcttgattcacactggacaacaattgacggacgagccatatgtattttcatctcaagtgaaacaagttttttattcgaaagatccaactgatgaggattggtatgttgtactccggaacacccctagagacttgtttgacatgggtaatggaagtagagatgacatcgtcgaaagatcagaaacattaccaTTACCAGAAcgaaacttagatgaaaatatccctagtactagtacacaacatcaatgggttcgacatgatgtggatgaagatatttacgaataatgatatagtaagattttacgattttttaattatatgtaatattataattttaatcttggtcatgttatataatttaactattttatatgtactattattgttgtaatttgttattaaaactttaactattttatgtgtattgcaggaaaaatgtgtagaagaagattacgatatttaagtattgtccagaatactccaaattcggaagaagtaaatagtgaacagcagacagttgttggatcttcgaatgtgccggagacacttaacgaacctgaagaatttcaaagtaatattaagttcattttacatgtgttgacttttattattgatttatttgtcaattttaatataattctagtatatcatttttcaactgaaagtggtgggacgcgcagagttcgaggacgtacgctgcttagagatttatacaacttagatcctgtcgagcgtgtcaaagtaagtagaaatactcatggtcagcctgttggatctgaagctcgacttttagcaggctatttgggcattttagcacgaaatgccaatatgttgcccattaattatgaatcatggcatcacatgcctgatagcaacaaaaatcaggctctcgctaatattaaggtaacaaaatgtgaatgtaatttataatactttggtttaagtttcatttatatttacattctaaacttgtgtttttttaggagagatttgctttagaggccTCCGATGATTATATAAAGAAGGCATTAGGTAAAAAATGGATAgacaataaaagcactttaaaaaaacaatattttaagaaagacataagcctcgaggaaaaattgagaaatgtcccgccgggaatgctgaggtaccaatgggatgATGTggttagattctggaattcaaagaaaggagaggtattacgtatttccaaactcttatatatagtgtttactatatacgtaataataatttcattatgtaggaccgtgagcgagttggaacaagcagcaggcaaaaacaaaaattcacgcacacggcagggtcgagaagttttgcttctgtagctaaggccgaggtattatgaatttattaattctttcaaatattaataactttttactattaaataatatttttactactatattgtaggaagttaaatttggacaaaaaattagacgccttcagctttttgagattacgcataggaagaaagatggatctcctatgacatccgaaactggagaaattatggtatatttacttaataatatttgatttattctaaatatttataatgtttaattataattgtttaattcaattcatcattaatagttttaaataatgttaagttatgttgcattcctttttattatatatttcgtttctaactctttaattgattttttaggagaaactaaatGAGAAGAAGGCAGAATATGAAGCGATTacttcgactgatagttctgttaatcttgagaacattgataacagaattatcactgaagttttgggttctgaaaggtatggtcgggttcggtttcgaggatctggtgttaccccaacccaatattttggatccggctcccagcaatacatgccttccggaagtcaagctcaagctgaagttcagaggttaagagaccagatagctcagatgcaagcgaacacGGTTGAGCAAATTACCGAGGTTCAATGAAAATATGAggaactccagcaacaacttagagccgaggcagcagagagggaggcagCGGCAGTAGCGAGGGAGGCAGCGATAGCAGCAAGGGATGCAAAGGCACGAGCGAGGGAGGCAGAGGCAGCAGCGATggcagcagagcagagcaaaaagtacgatgacctccagctacagcttatgcagatgatgcagatgtttcagcaatcgcaaaagccgccatcttagacattagttttcttattgtaagaatgtttttaactttgtcacgtttaacattattgtaagaatattttaaattatactctatttattaattatatcatatatctttcattaaatttgaagtatcatttagaattaatgtt encodes:
- the LOC121209985 gene encoding uncharacterized protein, with protein sequence MTSETGEIMEKLNEKKAEYEAITSTDSSVNLENIDNRIITEVLGSERYGRVRFRGSGVTPTQYFGSGSQQYMPSGSQAQAEVQRLRDQIAQMQANTVEQITEVQ